Proteins encoded by one window of Torulaspora delbrueckii CBS 1146 chromosome 2, complete genome:
- the KTR3 gene encoding mannosyltransferase KTR3 (similar to Saccharomyces cerevisiae KTR3 (YBR205W); ancestral locus Anc_8.523) produces the protein MATQKKKLMPKSALLVKKYKRGIRLSFAALVVVITLLFVTYSPSNSSSGSIVSKKASGEYLYPFTDISQGVHHPKDDGKREKAVMVTLARNSDLWSLVLSIRHVEDRFNHRYNYDWVFLNDGDFTDEFKRVTTALVSGEAKYGKIPKEHWSVPSWIDEDKFESARQKMIQDDIIYGGSVPYRHMCRFNSGFFYRHPLLKDYEWYWRVDTDITVFCDIQYDIFKFLRENNKKYGFILSVSEYEATIPTLWQTTKDFMKEYPQYIHKNNLMKFISNDGSETYNMCHFWSNFEVGSLEFWRSPAFSEYFNFLDKRGGFFYERWGDAPVHSIAASLLLDKSEIHFFDGLGFHHPDFTSCPVEEKIRLQNKCVCNPSKDNTWGDFYFCTRKYFSAAGYSMPPSIV, from the coding sequence atgGCCAcccaaaagaagaagctaatgCCCAAGTCGGCACTCttggtgaaaaaatacAAGCGTGGGATTAGACTGTCATTTGCAGCATTAGTGGTCGTTATTACATTGTTATTTGTGACGTATAGTCCCTCGAATAGCAGTAGCGGAAGCATTGTTTCAAAGAAAGCTAGTGGCGAATACCTATATCCATTTACTGATATATCTCAAGGCGTACATCATCCAAAGGACGATGGGAAGAGGGAAAAGGCAGTCATGGTGACTTTGGCCAGAAACAGTGATTTATGGAGTTTGGTACTCTCGATCAGACACGTCGAAGATCGTTTCAATCATAGATATAATTACGATTGGGTTTTCCTGAACGATGGTGATTTCACGGATGAGTTTAAGAGAGTAACCACTGCACTCGTGTCTGGTGAAGCTAAATATGGGAAAATCCCCAAGGAACATTGGTCCGTGCCATCCTggattgatgaagataaatTCGAATCTGCTAGACAAAAAATGATTCAGGATGATATCATCTATGGTGGTTCCGTTCCATACAGACATATGTGCCGTTTTAACTCCGGTTTCTTTTATAGACATCCATTGTTAAAGGACTATGAATGGTACTGGAGAGTTGACACGGATATCACAGTGTTTTGTGACATCCAGTATGATATCTTTAAATTCTTGAGGGAAAACAACAAGAAGTATGGGTTCATATTATCAGTTTCTGAATACGAGGCTACCATTCCTACTTTATGGCAAACGACCAAGGATTTTATGAAGGAGTATCCGCAGTATATTCACAAAAAcaacttgatgaagttcaTCTCCAACGATGGTAGTGAGACTTACAACATGTGTCACTTTTGGTCCAATTTCGAAGTTGGTTCCCTTGAATTTTGGAGATCTCCAGCTTTCTCTGAATACTTTAATTTCTTGGATAAGCGTGGTGGGTTCTTCTACGAGCGTTGGGGTGACGCGCCTGTACATTCTATCgcagcttctttgttgcTTGATAAGTCAGAAATTCATTTTTTCGATGGGTTGGGATTCCATCATCCAGACTTCACCTCATGCCCGGTGGAAGAGAAGATCAGATTACAGAACAAGTGCGTATGTAACCCTTCCAAGGATAATACATGGGGTGACTTCTACTTCTGCACCAGGAAGTACTTCAGCGCCGCTGGTTATTCCATGCCACCAAGCATTGTATAA
- the LDH1 gene encoding triacylglycerol lipase (similar to Saccharomyces cerevisiae YBR204C; ancestral locus Anc_8.524), whose amino-acid sequence MMDSCILEGQPLSKRSLRAIVESYKDGPQLMESIRQAQADQDFSTVFIKEHEGYAQLHGTHTSSIRTCHNLRQSKGGGELFLFIHGLGGTLEQFEPVLRELDQRNKSFLAFDLPGFGKSDEWDQYPMLDVVKSIDWLIHQLTNNLKFEKLNLIGHSMGCYLAVHFYLLFHESWCISRLVLLAPPKPNVDQLSKSKYLIQFGLQTGFRFPWMFDIYRTRFDQSKGLSSSGIKQFFYRDGDITDKYRKLWQFHNNVQIKSRSIFGYFLGWEEIDWNVLNRVLSHQESKTKLLILCGEKDTITPEKYSREIYDLLSDVPSKEIITIPNCGHNLCFDLPEVVNQIFCDSILQ is encoded by the coding sequence ATGATGGATAGTTGTATATTGGAAGGTCAACCGCTGTCTAAGCGGTCTCTACGTGCTATTGTGGAGTCATACAAAGATGGTCCTCAATTGATGGAGTCTATAAGGCAGGCCCAGGCAGATCAAGATTTCTCTACAGTATTCATAAAAGAGCATGAAGGTTATGCTCAGCTACATGGTACTCATACCTCTTCAATTAGGACGTGCCACAATTTGAGACAATCTAAAGGTGGCGGTGAACTGTTCCTGTTCATACATGGTTTAGGTGGAACCCTCGAACAATTCGAGCCGGTGCTAAGAGAATTGGATCAAAGAAATAAGAGCTTCTTGGCGTTTGACCTGCCCGGTTTTGGTAAGAGTGATGAATGGGACCAGTATCCGATGCTAGATGTTGTAAAGTCCATTGACTGGCTGATACACCAATTAACGAACAATCTAAAATTTGAGAAGCTTAACCTAATTGGGCACTCTATGGGGTGCTACCTTGCAGTTCACTTCTATCTATTATTTCATGAATCCTGGTGCATTAGCAGACTTGTTCTCTTGGCACCGCCAAAGCCCAATGTCGATCAGTTATCGAAAAGTAAATACTTGATTCAGTTCGGTTTACAAACTGGTTTTAGGTTCCCATGGATGTTTGACATATATAGGACAAGATTCGATCAATCTAAGGGTTTATCAAGCTCAGGAATCAAACAATTCTTTTATCGTGACGGCGATATCACAGATAAATATCGGAAACTCTGGCAATTTCACAATAatgttcaaatcaaaagcCGAAGCATCTTTGGATACTTTCTTGGTTgggaagagattgattgGAATGTATTAAATAGGGTACTCTCTCACCAGGAATCCAAGACAAAGCTGCTAATTTTATGTGGTGAGAAAGATACCATTACCCCAGAGAAATACTCTCGTGAGATTTATGACCTTCTCAGTGATGTGCCGTCTAAGGAAATTATCACCATTCCAAACTGTGGTCACAACCTGTGCTTTGATTTGCCAGAGGTGGTGAACCAGATATTCTGTGATAGTATTCTCCAGTAA
- the ALD6 gene encoding aldehyde dehydrogenase (NADP(+)) ALD6 (similar to Saccharomyces cerevisiae ALD6 (YPL061W); ancestral locus Anc_8.525), whose protein sequence is MAQYKTTAAKPVQVTLPNGLKYEQPTGLFINNEFIQAQGGETREVENPSTNEKIVDIAAGNEQDVEYAVEVAEKAFNSEWSTQDPKLRAKHLYKLADLIEENEDLIAAIETADNGKTLALSHNDIKLAINCLRDGAAYADKVDGRVINSGDTHINFTFHEPVGVCGQIIPWNFPLMMMIWKISPALAMGNTVILKPASATPLNALFVANLAKKAGFPPGTLNVIPGSGSKVGSAITNHKKIRKVAFTGSTSVGRSTAVEASKANLKKVTMELGGKSAHLVFDDVDIEKAVPNLVAGILANAGQVCSAGSRVYVQEGIYDKVVDAFKKYVEENVKVGDPFDESNYQGAITNEQQYKTILEYIKVGQEEGAKIHGGKKLDGKGYFIEPTIFYDVKGDMRIVKEEIFGPVVVVGKFKTLQEAVELANDSEYGLAAAIETTNLSTALTVSRKLQSGTVWVNTYNDFDSRVPFGGVKQSGYGREMGKEVYEAYTNVKAIRIKL, encoded by the coding sequence ATGGCTCAATACAAGACTACAGCAGCTAAACCAGTTCAAGTGACTTTGCCCAACGGGTTAAAGTATGAACAACCAACCGgtttgttcatcaataaCGAGTTTATTCAGGCGCAAGGTGGGGAGACTCGTGAAGTTGAAAACCCTTCAACCAATGAGAAAATCGTGGACATCGCTGCTGGTAACGAACAAGACGTTGAGTATGCTGTCGAGGTAGCTGAGAAAGCTTTTAACAGTGAATGGTCGACCCAGGACCCAAAATTGAGAGCTAAGCACTTATACAAATTGGCAGACTTGatcgaagaaaatgaagacTTGATTGCTGCCATTGAAACAGCAGATAACGGTAAGACTTTGGCTCTTTCTCACAATGACATTAAGTTGGCTATCAACTGTTTAAGAGACGGTGCAGCTTATGCTGACAAGGTCGATGGTAGAGTGATCAACTCTGGTGACACTCACATCAACTTCACATTCCATGAACCTGTTGGTGTGTGTGGTCAGATTATTCCATGGAATTTCccattgatgatgatgatctggAAGATCTCACCCGCTTTGGCCATGGGTAACACCGTCATCTTGAAGCCTGCTTCAGCAACTCCACTAAATGCTCTATTCGTAGCAAACCTAGCAAAGAAAGCTGGCTTCCCTCCAGGTACTTTAAACGTTATTCCTGGTTCGGGGAGCAAAGTGGGTAGTGCCATCACAAACCATAAGAAGATCAGAAAGGTCGCCTTCACCGGTTCTACCAGCGTTGGTAGAAGCACTGCTGTCGAAGCTTCCAAGGCtaacttgaagaaggttaCTATGGAACTTGGTGGTAAGTCTGCCCACTTAGTGTTTGACGATGTGGACATTGAGAAAGCAGTTCCAAACCTGGTCGCCGGTATCCTAGCTAACGCAGGCCAAGTTTGTTCTGCTGGTTCTAGAGTATACGTCCAGGAGGGTATTTACGATAAGGTTGTTGATGCCTTCAAGAAGTACGTGGAGGAAAATGTTAAGGTTGGTGATCCATTCGATGAGAGCAACTATCAAGGTGCAATCACCAACGAACAACAGTACAAGACCATCTTGGAATACATCAAAgttggccaagaagaaggtgcCAAGATTCATGGTGGTAAGAAGTTGGATGGCAAGGGATATTTCATTGAGCCCACCATCTTTTACGATGTTAAAGGAGATATGAGAATCGTTAAGGAGGAAATCTTTGGTCCAGTTGTAGTCGTTGGTAAGTTCAAGACTTTGCAGGAAGCTGTCGAGTTGGCAAATGACTCGGAGTACGGCCTAGCTGCTGCTATCGAAACTACAAACTTGTCAACTGCTTTAACAGTCTCTAGAAAGCTACAGTCTGGTACTGTCTGGGTGAACACATATAACGACTTCGATTCAAGAGTCCCATTCGGTGGTGTTAAGCAATCTGGTTATGGTAGAGAAATGGGTAAGGAGGTTTACGAGGCTTACACTAACGTGAAGGCCATCAGAATTAAATTGTAA
- the FTH1 gene encoding Fth1p (similar to Saccharomyces cerevisiae FTH1 (YBR207W); ancestral locus Anc_8.521) yields MMSFEDYFSFQIFFIFLRESLEIVVIISILLAIVRQALAIDGDEASANISSTSRNLNSMPDSVPLTLEEEEEEFEFPNDTSTRDQEGTDEVDNKKLYSKLKLQIVSGGVLGLLFCMLIGGSIIVVFYHIGTDLWSLGEHYYEGVLSIIASVIISFMGLFFLRMGKLREKFRVKLASIIYSDRSMMLRAKGQDAVKFSEKYAFFILPFITALREGLEAVVFIGGVGLDQPLSAIPLSMITAASISGIFGFFFFRYSGSLSLKICLVVATCFLYLISAGLFSKGIWQLELQNYINKCNGQDMSEIGSGPGSYDIKNSVWHVNCCNGEKDGGWMILTAIFGWTNSATYGSVIGYNVYWLTIIAMIKLLKTEEHGYIPFLPVFLQKKRMIKRMEIAKKSLQLKTTTDSTGQPQPFCPRTSDESSTPLVSRSQPVDNGAIQQ; encoded by the coding sequence ATGATGAGCTTCGAGGATTACTTCTCGTTTcagatttttttcatctttctcagaGAGTCGCTAGAGATAGTGGTCATCATCTCCATTCTTCTGGCGATCGTGAGGCAGGCCTTGGCGATTGATGGAGATGAAGCTTCGGCGAATATATCCAGTACCAGCAGGAATTTGAATTCTATGCCCGATTCTGTGCCGCTCActctggaagaagaggaagaagaatttgaatttcctAATGATACATCGACCCGCGATCAAGAAGGTAcagatgaagttgataacaagaaactttacTCCAAATTGAAACTACAAATTGTTTCTGGTGGTGTTTTGGGACTTTTGTTTTGTATGCTGATCGGAGGGTCTATTATAGTGGTGTTTTACCATATTGGTACGGACTTATGGTCACTAGGGGAACATTACTACGAAGGTGTTTTGAGTATTATCGCATCCGTGATTATTTCCTTCATGGGATTGTTCTTCCTTCGTATGGGTAAGCTACGGGAAAAATTTAGAGTGAAATTGGCATCGATCATTTACTCCGATAGATCAATGATGCTCAGGGCTAAAGGTCAAGATGCTGTCAAATTTAGTGAGAAATATGCTTTTTTCATCCTACCATTTATCACTGCATTGAGAGAAGGTTTGGAAGCGGTGGTTTTCATTGGTGGTGTCGGTCTTGACCAGCCGTTGTCCGCTATTCCATTATCCATGATAACTGCAGCCTCTATCAGTGGtatctttggtttcttctttttccGCTATTCTGGTTCGCTGTCTCTCAAAATTTGCTTAGTGGTGGCTACCTGCTTCTTGTACTTAATCTCAGCAGGGCTATTTTCTAAGGGTATCTGGCAACTTGAACTGCAGAACTATATCAATAAGTGCAATGGACAGGATATGTCGGAAATTGGTAGTGGTCCAGGATCATATGACATAAAGAACTCCGTATGGCATGTCAATTGCTGCAATGGTGAGAAAGATGGTGGTTGGATGATTTTAACCGCTATCTTTGGATGGACTAACAGCGCGACGTACGGATCTGTTATCGGATATAACGTCTATTGGCTGACCATCATTGCAATGATCAAATTACTGAAGACTGAAGAGCATGGGTACATTCCATTCCTTCCGGTTTTCCTGCAGAAAAAGCGCatgatcaaaagaatggAAATTGCTAAAAAGTCGCTACAATTGAAGACTACTACTGACTCAACTGGCCAACCTCAACCCTTTTGCCCAAGAACATCTGACGAAAGCTCCACTCCACTAGTCAGTCGAAGCCAGCCCGTGGATAACGGTGCTATCCAGCAATAA
- the MFM1 gene encoding Mfm1p (similar to Saccharomyces cerevisiae LPE10 (YPL060W); ancestral locus Anc_8.522) gives MIRLQRLTIHSALRGRLPFLRYGPTLCRRFLSTPAEPKKTDNSAAILLQKNLIQRNNSLYNYGSGTIRCTIFDAQGNKVSQSSEMKRDDLVSRHQLLPRDLRKIERSRKNDLVPSLLVRKNGILVSLLTIRALIKPDMVIIFDSVGNGISLDSTTHKAFINDLTLKLTNEGTYGLSKDPLPYEFRALEAIFVSALSNMSGEMKVLLTVCKGILTDLEYSITRDKLRFLLMQNKKLTIFRRKALLVREMLDDLLDQDDVLCEMYLTDKHAGKIREKEDHVEIEMLLETYYSHVDEIVQIIESAISNVKTTEEIINIILDSNRNQLLLLGIQFTIGMLSLGGAIWVGSLYGMNLENFIEGTNWGFSFVTVLSMIAMSCLFAYSIRHLHKLQKMSLVSRSKIK, from the coding sequence ATGATTCGCCTTCAAAGACTGACGATTCATTCTGCCCTTAGAGGTCGTCTGCCCTTTCTCAGATATGGACCTACCCTGTGCAGGCGATTCCTTTCAACTCCAGCTGAACCGAAGAAGACCGATAATAGTGCAGCAATCCTATTACAGAAAAACCTTATACAGAGAAATAACTCCTTATACAACTATGGCTCAGGGACGATACGATGCACCATTTTTGATGCTCAAGGTAATAAGGTCAGCCAATCATCAGAGATGAAGAGAGATGATCTGGTCTCCAGACATCAATTGCTGCCGAGAGAtctgagaaagattgaacGATCCAGGAAAAACGATCTGGTTCCCAGCTTGCTGGTGAGGAAAAATGGGATTTTGGTTAGTTTACTGACTATAAGAGCATTGATCAAGCCGGACATGGTGATCATATTCGACTCTGTGGGGAACGGTATCTCTCTCGACTCTACAACTCACAAGGCattcatcaatgatttAACACTCAAATTAACCAATGAGGGAACCTATGGGCTAAGTAAAGATCCTCTGCCGTACGAATTTAGAGCCCTAGAGGCAATCTTTGTTTCGGCGTTGTCCAATATGTCTGGTGAGATGAAAGTTCTACTGACCGTTTGCAAAGGCATCCTGACAGACTTGGAGTATAGCATAACTAGGGACAAGCTACGATTTTTGCTGATGCagaacaaaaaattgacCATTTTCCGCCGTAAGGCTCTTCTAGTCAGGGAAATGTTAGATGATCTCCTAGATCAGGACGATGTTCTTTGTGAAATGTACCTCACTGATAAGCATGCAGGCAAGATCAGAGAGAAAGAGGACCATGTGGAAATAGAGATGCTTCTTGAGACCTACTACTCGCACGTAGATGAAATCGTGcaaatcattgaaagtGCCATCTCGAATGTTAAGACCACCGAAGAGATTATAAATATAATTTTGGACTCTAACAGAAATCAGCTGTTACTACTTGGTATTCAATTCACCATAGGAATGCTTTCGCTAGGAGGAGCCATTTGGGTGGGCTCATTATATGGTATGAACTTAGAAAATTTCATAGAAGGAACAAATTGGGGATTTTCATTCGTCACAGTCCTCAGCATGATTGCAATGAGCTGCCTCTTTGCATACAGCATCAGGCATCTGCACAAACTGCAAAAGATGTCGTTAGTAAGTCGGTCCAAGATAAAGTGA
- the TDEL0B03230 gene encoding ferric reductase family protein, producing the protein MKLLTIYLSFIFFGFTYASGGYVRHKKGDYIGMACTTALVATFCKVKKGNCACTDINALGSYVYCGYQEAQSEKDSKAFEDYLIESCDGMTRAKMEAAYENVTNYLVDSSTVHGFNKTQVINYPIYYNKKTFKYAYASNRDRWQNFDRAVAWGGGLMGFWALLVLFGGVDHWFSRFFPTFSMRIKSSVGWWSGIRLLRKYITLPALLNNKHMTRNFMQGVIPTRLETIVLCLFFCLVVISEATNIHFLPNDTIWADKRIQLSRYVGDRSAVITIFLMVPTYLFAGRNNFLLWITGWKQSTFYTYHKWLARTTIFSAFTHTIAMLMNSIWFNKIHTRKDTAWWRWGSVAMVCGGIMFFQSMAFLRTACYELFLYIHILMAVFFLCGAWIHLESFSYGQWAYAAAAFWCFDRFMRIARIASMGIKTAQATIVSDEILVLTMPHDFKLKKPTPGSFGYIHFCKSWLFFQSHPFTVLKDEDGTIKFLIRIKNGVTRRLYSRLLNEPDNSCQIKVAIEGFYGEYKPAFAYDQVIMVAGGNGIPGLYEYISDIHQKKLAGNSKTKFIKLYWVIRNWHSLDWFVDELKALQKYDFIETVIYVTKYHDGKIGSRFDTNSTTESLSEGDSKHDEKLDDNEKVNSIDTYPWLEPIVRELPHVIFKDARPNLPQLLRQDIEESGGQDNIAVMTCAHNAMCDDVRKTIAHEAGEPRGGRIELFELLQTW; encoded by the coding sequence ATGAAATTACTAACCATTTATCTGagtttcatcttctttggcttcaCGTACGCCAGTGGAGGATATGTGCGACACAAGAAAGGTGACTACATTGGTATGGCATGCACGACAGCTCTTGTGGCCACTTTCTGTAAGGTAAAAAAGGGCAATTGCGCCTGTACCGATATTAATGCCTTAGGTTCCTACGTTTACTGTGGATACCAAGAGGCCCAGAGCGAGAAAGACTctaaagcttttgaagattacCTCATTGAATCCTGCGATGGAATGACCAGGGCCAAGATGGAAGCCGCGTATGAAAATGTCACAAATTATCTAGTTGACTCAAGCACAGTGCATGGCTTCAACAAAACTCAGGTGATCAACTACCCCATCTACTATAATAAAAAAACATTCAAGTACGCATATGCTTCAAACAGAGATAGATGGCAGAATTTCGACCGTGCTGTCGCCTGGGGAGGTGGATTAATGGGATTCTGGGCTTTATTGGTGCTCTTTGGAGGTGTCGATCACTGGTTCTCGAGATTCTTCCCAACTTTCTCAATGAGAATTAAAAGTTCGGTAGGCTGGTGGAGCGGTATACGTCTGCTAAGAAAATATATCACCTTGCCAGCTCTATTGAATAACAAACATATGACCAGGAACTTCATGCAGGGTGTGATTCCTACAAGACTGGAGACTATTGTGCTTTGTCTCTTTTTCTGTTTGGTTGTCATAAGTGAAGCTACTAATATCCATTTCTTGCCAAACGATACTATCTGGGCAGACAAAAGAATTCAGTTGAGTAGATATGTTGGTGATAGAAGCGCTGTGATCACGATTTTTCTGATGGTGCCCACGTATTTGTTCGCAGGCCGTAACAATTTCCTACTATGGATCACCGGTTGGAAACAATCGACCTTCTACACTTACCACAAGTGGTTAGCTCGTACGACGATCTTCTCTGCGTTCACACATACCATAGCTATGTTGATGAACTCCATATGGTTCAACAAGATTCATACCAGAAAAGATACAGCTTGGTGGAGATGGGGTTCAGTGGCAATGGTTTGTGGAGGAATAATGTTTTTCCAATCTATGGCTTTCTTAAGAACGGCTTGTTACGAGCTTTTCCTATACATCCATATTCTCATGGcagttttcttcctctgtgGAGCTTGGATACATTTAGAATCCTTTTCGTATGGCCAATGGGCTTACGCTGCAGCTGCTTTTTGGTGTTTTGACCGATTCATGAGAATAGCGAGAATTGCCTCCATGGGAATCAAGACTGCTCAAGCGACGATTGTCTCTGATGAAATACTGGTGCTCACCATGCCTcatgatttcaaattgaagaaacctaCACCTGGTTCATTCGGGTATATTCATTTCTGTAAGAGCTGGCTTTTCTTCCAATCACACCCCTTCACGGTCCTGAAGGACGAAGATGGTACGATTAAGTTCTTAATAAGGATCAAGAACGGTGTGACCAGACGCCTTTACTCCAGACTGTTGAATGAGCCAGATAATTCCTGCCAGATCAAAGTGGCAATCGAAGGTTTTTACGGAGAATACAAACCTGCGTTTGCCTACGATCAAGTGATAATGGTTGCTGGTGGTAACGGTATTCCAGGTCTCTATGAATACATTTCCGacattcatcaaaagaagcttGCGGGCAACAGCAAGAccaaatttatcaaactTTACTGGGTCATTAGAAACTGGCATAGTTTGGATTGGTTTGTTGACGAATTGAAAGCGCTTCAAAAATACGATTTCATCGAAACTGTTATTTATGTGACCAAGTATCACGACGGTAAGATTGGTTCAAGATTCGACACTAACAGTACCACCGAGTCTTTATCAGAGGGTGACAGCAAACACGATGAGAAACTTGATGACAACGAGAAGGTGAATAGTATAGACACTTACCCATGGTTAGAACCTATCGTTCGTGAGTTACCTCATGttattttcaaagacgCAAGGCCCAACCTACCTCAATTACTACGCCAGGATATAGAAGAAAGTGGAGGCCAAGACAATATTGCAGTCATGACCTGTGCCCACAATGCCATGTGTGACGACGTGAGAAAGACCATCGCGCACGAAGCTGGAGAGCCCAGAGGTGGCAGAATCGAACTCTTCGAGTTGCTACAGACTTGGTAA